One candidate division WOR-3 bacterium genomic window, AATGGCGTAGAAAGAGTAGGAACCGAAACCGCCGCCGATGAAAAGTACTCCGTTTTCATAAGCCGGAGTAGCCAGAGGTAGACCTTCCGGAAGCTGAAGTGTCCATCCTTTCATGCCGTCTCTGGTTCTGAAAGTTAAAGGCAGGTATTCGGAGTATTCTTCTGGGTTTTTAACGACACATGGTTCCCCTTCGATTTCATAGTTTGGATCCTGGGTTTGGTAGTAAATTTGGTCTTGGATACTGAGCATAAGTTCTGTCATCTGGTTTTGTAAGGCAAAAATGCGGCAGAAAAAAAACAGAAAAGCCGTAGAGAAGACGCTTTTAATTGAAAATAGTGTTTTCATCTGTTCCTCCGGTTTATTTTGCACTTGTACTCTTTTTAGGGTGGAATTATTCCAGAAATTTTCAATAATAGCGATTTTCACGGTTTTGAATTCCGTGTTAATGCCTTTTTAAAACTTATAAGGAATTAAACTCCGAAACTATCAAGGGACAAAAGCCCTGAGCAGATAATCGAGTTCAACCTCTAGTTTTGAAAGATCTTTCGCAGTTTTGAAAACATAGGGGTGCACTATAGCGAAAACAGCTTTGGAAAAGAAATGACGGGAGAGTTCTACATCGAGGTCTTTTCTGAATTCACCGTTTCTTATTCCTTCGTTGATAATGTCAGAAAAAAGTGAAGAAGCGATTTCGTCGCTTTTTCGAAGAGTTTGAAGATTTCTTTCGGATATGTTTTCTTTTTCGAGCCTGTACTGTCGAAAACGGACAATCAAAAGGTGGTATTCGGGGTGTTTTTGAAAAGTTTTGTATTCATGAATCCCGTATGTTTTGAGCTTTTCATAACTGGATTTCATGTCCTTTATCATTTTGGAGTATTCTTTGTTTCCTTCGAGGAAAGCCTCGGCAATTATCGCCACGAGGATATCGGCTTTTCCTTTGAAATATGAATAAAGAGTTATTCTCGAGAACTCAGATTTTTTTGCGATCTCGCCGAGAGAGACGGCGTCGTAACCCTTTTTAAGAAAAAGTTCCTTCGCCGTCTCCAGCATGATTTCTCTTCTATTTTCAATTTCTCTCTGTTTTCTGTTCATATTTTCTTTTAACACTAATTATGCAGCATTTATCTGAGGAGTGCAATTTTCGTCGAGAGAAAATCTTCATCAGTTTTTAAAGTCAAAAAATACTGCCCGGAAGGAAAAGAGCGCATGTCAAAAATCAATTCCTGCAAACCAGGGCACAGGTTTCCTTGGAAAATGTTTTTGACTTGTCTTCCGCAGACGTCGAAAATTGAAACGCTGACCATGCAATTTGATTTCTGGAAGAAACTCACCTTGAAATTGCCGTTTAAAACACGGGCGCAAAGCAGAGATTCTGATCCGTTTAAGGGGTTTGTAGGTGTGAAGCTCTCTTCTATTCCTGTCGGGTAAAAAGGAGTTCCCTGAACCCATTTCACAGAGACCAGAGGAAAATTGTTTGAGTTGGGAGAGCAGTCAAAAATTGAATCTCCGTACCCCTCGTTCATTTTCCAGTAACCGGATAAACCCTGTTCTGTTCCGTTGAGATACAAAGACATGTTGTCGAGTATTTCCTGATGGGTCCTTGTTACATTCCAAAGACGGACTTCGTCAATTATTCCGTCAAATCTGAAATTGTTGCTCTGCAAAAGGCCAATCGAAAGGTTTGTGGAGGAGTTGTCGGCGATTTTTCCGGTAGGAGCCGGGTTGAAAGTCAAATTCTGCTCGACGCCGTTTATGTAGATTTTGACGGTACTGTCGGAAAAACTGTATGTCGCGGCAACGTGCTGCCAACCGTTGAGATTAATTGAGCTGTCCGGGGTCAAGGTTAAACTGTTCTGTCCTCCTTCGTGTTTCAGTTTAAAGCCAAGACAGTGGACTCCGTAGACGCCTTTGAAAAGTACAAGAGAGTAGTTGACTTTGTCGAGAATTGTCCCGTAACCCAGTGCAGAGTTTGACCCC contains:
- a CDS encoding TetR/AcrR family transcriptional regulator, which encodes MNRKQREIENRREIMLETAKELFLKKGYDAVSLGEIAKKSEFSRITLYSYFKGKADILVAIIAEAFLEGNKEYSKMIKDMKSSYEKLKTYGIHEYKTFQKHPEYHLLIVRFRQYRLEKENISERNLQTLRKSDEIASSLFSDIINEGIRNGEFRKDLDVELSRHFFSKAVFAIVHPYVFKTAKDLSKLEVELDYLLRAFVP